One stretch of Enoplosus armatus isolate fEnoArm2 chromosome 1, fEnoArm2.hap1, whole genome shotgun sequence DNA includes these proteins:
- the ppef1 gene encoding serine/threonine-protein phosphatase with EF-hands 1, translating to MGCGTSVATETPGKRVETDDTVKTPGPALTMKAAVLIQRWYRRYMARLEMRRRYTWNIFQSIEYAGEQDQLQLSSFFSFMLDTFTQLNGNGPDLISQLLDPVVDPWLDRETCYNLIPVPESYTGPRLSFPLSVSDTNALLSAFKEQQTLHARYVVQLLYETKKLLKQMPNIIHLSTSYTKEITICGDLHGRLDDLLLIFYKNGLPSAETPYVFNGDFVDRGKKSIEVVVLLFAYLLLYPDYMHLNRGNHEDHIMNLRYGFTKEVMLKYKIHGREILQLFQDVFSLLPVATVIDGKILIVHGGISDQTDLDFLSSIERHKVKSALRFPRRSLEQLDIGHSCRQMKRMRSKDSRPSSSRSHCKNQRTPNQRKRRCRLSRQDSATSVSSSSSSSSSSSSSLCSPRTPSCLTPRPCPSSPSMPYTINVLQVPFLDSLSSVPPPSPPQHEREWKQVVDILWSDPKTQEGCSPNTFRGGGCYFGPDVTQRLLLQHGLQLLIRSHECKQEGYELCHGGRVITIFSASNYYEEGSNRGAYIKVGRELVPRFYQYQVSRTTRKLTLTQRVRAAEGSALRALKEKLFTHRSELMSGFQQYDHNNNGSVSVSEWAQVLESVLRLDLPWRTLRPHLARLAADGSVEYQSCFEDMGPGISLPQVTPNLAETLFRYRTDIEIIFNIIDKDHSGLISIEEFRHTWRLFSAHLGVDIDDRAIDDLARSIDFNKDGSIDFTEFLEAFRVVHKLDNKDQQLSGKMDGDKYS from the exons ATGACACGGTTAAGACTCCCGGCCCGGCCCTGA CTATGAAGGCGGCTGTTTTGATCCAGCGATGGTACCGGCGCTACATGGCCCGCCTGGAGATGAGGCGCAGGTACACCTGGAACATCTTTCAGTCCATTGAATATGCCGGAGAGCAGGACCAGCTACAG cTCTCCAGTTTCTTCAGCTTCATGCTCGACACCTTCACTCAGCTGAATGGAAATGGGCCAG ACTTGATCTCCCAGCTGCTGGACCCGGTGGTCGACCCCTGGTTAGACAGAGAGACCTGCTACAACTTGATCCCTGTTCCAGAGTCGTACACGGGACCCCGCCTGTCGTTTCCCCTCTCCGTCTCTGATACGAACGCTCTCCTCAGCGCATTTAAGGAGCAGCAG ACTCTGCATGCCAGATATGTTGTGCAGCTGCTGTACGAGACCAAAAAGCTCCTCAAACAGATGCCCAACATCATCCACTTGTCAACATCGTACACCAAAGAGATCACTATATGTG GTGATCTGCACGGGCGGCTTGATGACTTACTACTTATATTTTATAAG AATGGCCTTCCCTCCGCGGAGACGCCATATGTGTTTAACGGGGACTTTGTGGACCGTGGGAAAAAGTCGATCGAAGTGGTCGTGCTCCTGTTTGCCTACCTTCTGCTTTACCCCGATTACATGCACCTGAACCGAGGAAACCATGAAGACCACATAATGAACCTCAG ATATGGGTTCACAAAAGAAGTCATGCTGAAGTACAAG ATTCATGGCCGCGAGATcctccagctgtttcaggaTGTTTTCAGCCTTCTGCCCGTCGCGACGGTCATTGATGGAAAGATCCTGATCGTTCACGGAGGGATATCAGACCAGACTGACCTGGACTTCCTCAGCTCCATAGAGAGACACAAG GTGAAATCTGCCCTGAGGTTTCCCAGACGCAGTTTGGAGCAGCTGGACATCGGTCACTCCTgcagacagatgaaaagaaTGAGATCGAAAGACTCTCGTCCCAGCAGCAGTCGCAGCCACTGCAAGAACCAAAGAACCCCCAACCAGAG AAAGAGGCGATGCAGGCTCAGCCGACAAGACAGCGCCACCTccgtttcttcctcttcctcctcatcgtcctcgtcctcgtcctcgcTTTGCTCTCCTCGAACTCCGTCCTGCCTCACGCCTCGTCCGTGCCCGTcttctcccagcatgccttaCACCATCAATGTCCTCCAAGTTCCTTTCCTGgactctctgtcctctgtcccccctccttcacctccacaACATGAACGGGAATGGAAACAG gtAGTGGATATATTGTGGAGTGACCCTAAAACCCAAGAAGGCTGCAGTCCCAACACattcagaggaggaggctgctaCTTCGGCCCCGACGTCACCCAGAGACTGCTGCTCCAACACGGACTCCAGCTGCTCATCAGATCCCATGAGTGCAAACAGGAGGGATATGAGCTCTGTCATGGTGGACGG gTGATCACCATTTTCTCAGCGTCAAACTATTATGAGGAGGGAAGCAACCGTGGTGCCTACATCAAAGTGGGCAGAGAACTGGTTCCCCGTTTCTACCAGTACCAAGTCAGCCGCACGACACGGAAACTCACCCTGACGCAAAG agtaCGAGCTGCTGAAGGCTCTGCCCTCAGGGCCCTGAAGGAGAAGCTGTTCACCCATCGCTCTGAGCTGATGTCGGGCTTCCAGCAGTATGACCACAATAACAACG gtAGTGTGTCAGTCAGCGAATGGGCTCAGGTGTTGGAGTCTGTGCTGAGATTGGATCTGCCCTGGAGGACACTTCGTCCGCACTTAGCCCGCCTGGCAGCAGATGGCAGTGTGGAGTATCAGTCCTGCTTCGAGGATATGGGGCCGGGGATTTCTCTGCCTCAG GTCACTCCAAACTTGGCTGAAACTCTGTTCAGATACAGGACAGACATTGAGATAATATTCAACATCATAGACAAAGACcattcag GTCTGATCTCCATCGAGGAGTTTCGTCACACCTGGCGTCTCTTCAGTGCTCACCTAGGGGTCGACATCGACGACCGAGCCATCGACGACCTGGCCCGAAGTATCGACTTCAACAAGGACGGCAGTATAGACTTCACTGAGTTCCTAGAGGCCTTCAGAGTGGTACACAAACTGGACAACAAGGATCAGCAACTCAGcgggaagatggatggagacaAGTATTCGTGA